One region of Wyeomyia smithii strain HCP4-BCI-WySm-NY-G18 chromosome 3, ASM2978416v1, whole genome shotgun sequence genomic DNA includes:
- the LOC129730872 gene encoding E3 ubiquitin-protein ligase KCMF1-like isoform X1, whose amino-acid sequence MNEQFRCLLCSDTDGFCQLCRHAGHPKQQLVSDGLLMASIESTADDSGYSEIKIFNCPYCDLPKLSVSGLYDHLTLQHLDVTFEVRCPICVCFDTNHSLIENMHLSKHIVTEHCTSYEQYSQAADELKFIASTLPPTYYDAAASRTTQPSPPGKSFNQRVKEDLDCPICWELLLDSNSRQLRCKHKFHSDCIRQWVDQNNSCPMCRKPVQ is encoded by the exons ATGAACG AACAGTTTCGGTGTTTACTCTGCTCGGATACTGACGGATTCTGTCAACTGTGCCGCCATGCCGGACACCCAAAGCAGCAGCTGGTCTCGGACGGACTTCTCATGGCCAGTATCGAGTCCACCGCGGACGATTCTGGTTATTCGGAAATCAAGATCTTCAATTGTCCCTACTGTGATCTACCTAAGCTAAGCGTTTCGGGTTTATACGATCACTTGACTCTACAGCATTTGGACGTTACTTTTGAAGTGCGTTGTCCAATTTGTGTTTGCTTCGACACTAATCACAGTCTGATAGAAAATATGCACCTCTCGAAACATATTGTGACGGAACATTGCACCAGCTATGAGCAATACTCCCAAGCTGCGGATGAGCTAAAATTTATTGCCTCAACACTTCCACCTACGTATTATGATGCCGCTGCTAGTCGGACAACTCAACCATCGCCACCTGGAAAAAGTTTTAATCAACG AGTAAAGGAGGACTTGGACTGTCCCATATGTTGGGAGCTACTGTTGGATTCCAACAGCCGCCAGTTGAGATGTAAACACAAGTTCCACAGTGACTGTATCCGCCAATGGGTGGATCAAAATAATAGCTGTCCTATGTGTAGAAAGCCTGTCCAATGA
- the LOC129730872 gene encoding uncharacterized protein LOC129730872 isoform X2 has translation MASIESTADDSGYSEIKIFNCPYCDLPKLSVSGLYDHLTLQHLDVTFEVRCPICVCFDTNHSLIENMHLSKHIVTEHCTSYEQYSQAADELKFIASTLPPTYYDAAASRTTQPSPPGKSFNQRVKEDLDCPICWELLLDSNSRQLRCKHKFHSDCIRQWVDQNNSCPMCRKPVQ, from the exons ATGGCCAGTATCGAGTCCACCGCGGACGATTCTGGTTATTCGGAAATCAAGATCTTCAATTGTCCCTACTGTGATCTACCTAAGCTAAGCGTTTCGGGTTTATACGATCACTTGACTCTACAGCATTTGGACGTTACTTTTGAAGTGCGTTGTCCAATTTGTGTTTGCTTCGACACTAATCACAGTCTGATAGAAAATATGCACCTCTCGAAACATATTGTGACGGAACATTGCACCAGCTATGAGCAATACTCCCAAGCTGCGGATGAGCTAAAATTTATTGCCTCAACACTTCCACCTACGTATTATGATGCCGCTGCTAGTCGGACAACTCAACCATCGCCACCTGGAAAAAGTTTTAATCAACG AGTAAAGGAGGACTTGGACTGTCCCATATGTTGGGAGCTACTGTTGGATTCCAACAGCCGCCAGTTGAGATGTAAACACAAGTTCCACAGTGACTGTATCCGCCAATGGGTGGATCAAAATAATAGCTGTCCTATGTGTAGAAAGCCTGTCCAATGA